One genomic region from Halobacteriovorax vibrionivorans encodes:
- a CDS encoding RHS repeat domain-containing protein, giving the protein MRISLKLLVLCLFSLASIAGVNLKNGNFYITYTDIIVPGGGNDLVIERTYNSKSPGKGWFGYGWGSDYETHLVVSADGSVTIHENGSGAKTRFTPRQAVDPKAAAQKIVDVMRKKTSLSTTVASTLVKKLTNDAELRQAYAKKFNVSSNLAVGTELYSNVRGLQKVVKTRKGYIRKYNDGKENHFNEDGKLIEVKDKNGYVVRLDYSKAGTLQSIKDSMAKQIFFKWYPNGLVKSVESGAGKKTVYTYDSAYNLKEAKDVSGNNFKYDYDANHNMTKITYKDGTFQKIDYEKKTQFVKELTKRSGEVVKYSYESNPKNPDFHYWTLVAKKSPTKKEVVNRYEYEIKKKPDGSHYTYRILTVINGLKTETIYTECCSLPKQIKRGKHVTNFEYNKDGLLVKKSSSRGDFVELDYHKKFKKITKVVNSRGWTEFDYDKKGNLKKANNSKGMSVVLLYDSKGRISKMMDYNKKTKKKRALEFQYNAQGKPVEITMNKIGKINVKYDNYGEILKVESKAGHKMALQVTRAFQSLLAIVKPAGVNLNM; this is encoded by the coding sequence ATGAGAATCAGTTTAAAGTTATTAGTACTATGTTTGTTTTCGCTGGCATCGATTGCTGGTGTGAACTTGAAGAACGGAAACTTCTACATCACGTACACGGACATTATTGTGCCTGGTGGTGGGAACGATCTCGTTATTGAAAGAACTTATAATTCAAAATCTCCTGGAAAGGGATGGTTTGGTTATGGTTGGGGTTCTGACTATGAAACACATTTAGTTGTTTCGGCAGATGGGTCAGTAACGATTCATGAAAATGGGTCAGGTGCAAAAACACGCTTCACACCAAGACAGGCCGTTGATCCTAAGGCAGCAGCACAAAAGATTGTGGATGTGATGAGAAAGAAAACATCCCTTTCAACTACAGTTGCAAGTACTCTTGTTAAGAAGCTAACAAATGATGCTGAATTAAGACAGGCGTATGCTAAGAAATTCAATGTTTCTTCAAACCTTGCTGTAGGAACTGAACTTTATTCGAATGTTCGCGGTCTTCAAAAGGTTGTGAAAACTAGAAAGGGTTATATTAGAAAGTATAATGATGGTAAAGAGAACCATTTCAATGAAGATGGTAAGCTTATCGAAGTTAAAGATAAGAATGGTTATGTTGTAAGACTTGATTATTCAAAAGCTGGAACTCTTCAATCAATTAAAGATTCAATGGCAAAGCAAATTTTCTTTAAATGGTACCCGAATGGACTTGTAAAGTCTGTTGAATCAGGTGCAGGAAAGAAAACTGTTTATACTTATGATTCAGCTTATAACTTAAAAGAAGCAAAAGATGTTTCTGGAAACAACTTTAAATATGATTACGATGCTAATCACAACATGACGAAGATTACATATAAAGATGGTACTTTCCAAAAAATTGATTATGAAAAGAAAACACAATTTGTAAAAGAACTTACAAAAAGAAGTGGTGAGGTTGTTAAGTATTCATATGAAAGTAATCCAAAGAATCCAGATTTCCATTACTGGACTTTAGTTGCAAAGAAGTCACCAACTAAGAAAGAAGTTGTAAACCGTTATGAGTATGAAATTAAGAAAAAACCAGACGGGTCTCATTACACTTACCGTATTCTTACTGTAATTAATGGACTTAAGACTGAAACAATTTATACAGAATGTTGTTCTCTTCCAAAGCAAATTAAAAGAGGAAAGCATGTTACAAACTTTGAATATAACAAAGATGGACTACTTGTTAAAAAGAGCTCTTCAAGAGGTGACTTTGTAGAACTTGATTACCACAAGAAGTTTAAGAAGATTACAAAAGTTGTTAATTCAAGAGGTTGGACTGAATTTGATTATGATAAGAAAGGTAACCTAAAGAAAGCTAACAACTCAAAAGGTATGTCAGTTGTTCTTCTTTATGATTCAAAAGGTCGTATCTCTAAGATGATGGACTACAATAAGAAAACAAAGAAGAAAAGAGCACTTGAATTCCAATACAATGCTCAAGGTAAGCCAGTTGAGATTACTATGAATAAAATTGGTAAGATCAATGTTAAATATGATAACTACGGCGAAATTTTAAAAGTAGAGTCTAAAGCAGGACATAAGATGGCCTTACAAGTAACAAGGGCCTTCCAATCACTTTTAGCAATTGTTAAGCCTGCTGGTGTTAACTTAAATATGTAA